A genomic region of Eucalyptus grandis isolate ANBG69807.140 chromosome 5, ASM1654582v1, whole genome shotgun sequence contains the following coding sequences:
- the LOC104446836 gene encoding F-box protein At5g03100 translates to MASTSARTIGQKDHGDYISLLPDCLIHHIFSFLPTRDVVKTCVLSKRWQSIWTTISNLKFSVSSYDDSFVNRVLTLYMWPKVEKFHLDIRSKYFYPFKIDLWVHFAIDHDVEELLLNLNWWAYYTLSPLLYNCSSLTKLCLTGCHFSSSQRISWSSLKSLSIQNMKVSDDVLQQIFMGSPAIEYLNLKRCWGVERICSRSLKELVLDDVNVEFPLETFSPPLEIWTPRLLSLRVRGYIYEIIRILEASSLVEAELDFDSAELDCSFLKESLGKLQNATRIQLGAWCIWVMGLLKVEDVQFSLSNCKSLTLHMTIPQFSFPAIANMLATSPNLEKLDVFDRDYRNVDHQSSWHIKKFQSWAQHLQNFEIFGFYACLRFKYEEVLMLVKYLLGHASVLENMVINITSCKLLEVARLIQSYDRASEHAAVILNCLEDGLGKQRHEGGRVTTKCLCIDNKYA, encoded by the exons ATGGCAAGTACTTCGGCGCGGACCATCGGCCAAAAAGATCATGGGGATTACATCAGTCTCTTGCCCGATTGCCTAATCCATCATATCTTCTCCTTTTTGCCCACAAGGGACGTCGTTAAAACTTGTGTTTTGTCGAAAAGGTGGCAGTCTATTTGGACCACTATCTCGAATCTCAAGTTCTCTGTCTCTTCTTACGATGATTCATTTGTGAACAGGGTTTTGACACTATATATGTGGCCTAAGGTGGAAAAATTCCACCTTGATATCAGATCAAAGTACTTCTACCCCTTTAAGATTGATTTATGGGTTCACTTTGCGATTGATCATGATGTGGAAGAACTTCTTCTCAACTTGAATTGGTGGGCGTATTACACCTTGTCTCCTTTGCTTTACAATTGCTCCTCGTTGACTAAGCTGTGTTTGACTGGCTGCCATTTCTCATCCAGCCAAAGAATTAGTTGGAGTTCGCTTAAGTCCTTGTCCATTCAAAACATGAAAGTGAGTGATGATGTGCTTCAACAAATTTTTATGGGCAGCCCTGCTATTGAATACTTGAATTTGAAAAGATGCTGGGGTGTGGAAAGAATTTGTTCAAGAAGTCTGAAGGAGTTGGTGCTTGATGATGTTAATGTGGAATTTCCTTTGGAGACTTTTTCTCCCCCTTTGGAAATTTGGACTCCCCGTTTGCTGTCATTGCGTGTGAGGGGATATATTTATGAGATAATAAGAATTCTTGAAGCATCTTCATTAGTCGAAGCCGAATTAGATTTCGATTCAGCCGAATTAGATTGCTCCTTCCTAAAGGAAAGTCTTGGCAAGTTGCAGAATGCTACCCGAATTCAACTTGGTGCTTGGTGCATTTGG GTTATGGGGCTTCTGAAGGTAGAAGACGTGCAGTTTTCATTGTCAAATTGCAAGTCTCTCACGCTACACATGACCATCCCCCAATTTAGCTTTCCTGCTATAGCAAATATGCTAGCAACTTCCCCAAATTTGGAGAAGCTG GATGTATTTGACAGAGACTACCGCAACGTTGATCACCAGAGCTCTTGGCATATAAAGAAGTTCCAAAGTTGGGCTCAGCATCTCcagaattttgagatttttggattttatgcTTGTTTAAGATTCAAATATGAGGAAGTGCTCATGTTGGTGAAGTATCTGCTTGGACATGCATCTGTGCTGGAAAACATGGTCATCAACATAACTTCATGCAAGTTGCTTGAAGTGGCCCGACTAATTCAAAGTTACGACAGGGCTTCTGAGCATGCTGCAGTTATACTCAATTGTCTGGAAGATGGGCTCGGAAAGCAGCGGCATGAAGGAGGCAGAGTAACAACAAAATGTCTGTGCATTGACAATAAGTATGCCTGA
- the LOC104446715 gene encoding LOW QUALITY PROTEIN: vicilin-like seed storage protein At2g18540 (The sequence of the model RefSeq protein was modified relative to this genomic sequence to represent the inferred CDS: inserted 3 bases in 2 codons; deleted 1 base in 1 codon): MGSKPLAVPFSVLLLIAFAVPALHAGGGGARDRDDGVLRGGGDPEEGGEDVGMVVRKEERMPIAATEYGEITVARVADGVYHLRFVTLEPNALFLPVLLRLDMVLYVHTGRGRLNWADENDVKRIDLRRGDIYRLRPGTIFYVQSSLEPEREKLRINAIFTNTEEDIYEPSIGAYSSIGDLLRGFDSKVLQGAFKVPEEVVKEVISATRPPPIVHAAASEKRTKYWDWETRFLKTYLSSTGYLAEGSSSNKKTKTFNVFDADCDFENCNGWSLMVTGKDMHALKLLNIGVFMVNLTKGSMMGPHWNPRATEIAIVLQGQGMIRVVCSSTAKESECNNTRFKVSEGDVLVVPRFHPMAQMSFNNESLVFMGFSTSTKRNYPQFLAGKSSILRALDREILAAAFNVTNTTIHHILAPQTDSIILDCTSCAEEEEERIMEEEIEKERREEEEEAKRREEEERERQEEEERERXREEEEEREREEEEERERERQEEEERRRQEEEERERERGRRERERKRQEEEQRRREEEEQEREREEEEARRREEEEREREEEXKEGRR; the protein is encoded by the exons ATGGGGAGCAAGCCCTTGGCCGTGCCCTTCTCTGTGCTGTTGCTCATCGCCTTTGCCGTCCCTGCTCTGCACGCTGGAGGCGGTGGAGCAAGGGACCGTGATGACGGCGTTCTCCGGGGTGGTGGTGATCCTGAGGAGGGAGGCGAGGACGTTGGCATGGTggtgaggaaggaggagaggatGCCGATTGCGGCAACGGAGTACGGAGAGATCACGGTGGCCCGAGTGGCCGATGGGGTTTACCATCTCCGGTTCGTCACGCTCGAGCCCAACGCTCTATTCCTCCCCGTGCTCCTCCGCTTGGACATGGTCCTCTACGTCCACACTGGGCGTGGAAGGCTGAACTGGGCTGATGAGAATGACGTGAAGAGGATCGACTTGAGGAGGGGTGACATTTACAGGCTCCGGCCGGGCACCATTTTCTATGTCCAGAGCAGCTTAGAGCCCGAGCGCGAGAAGCTCCGGATCAATGCCATTTTCACGAATACTGAAGAAGACATATATGAGCCATCGATTGGGGCATACTCTAGCATTGGCGATTTGCTTCGCGGGTTTGACAGCAAGGTGCTCCAAGGAGCTTTCAAGGTTCCTGAGGAAGTGGTCAAAGAAGTAATAAGTGCAACAAGGCCCCCGCCTATAGTCCATGCCGCAGCTTCAGAGAAAAGGACTAAGTACTGGGACTGGGAAACACGATTCTTGAAGACCTACTTGAGCAGCACCGGTTACCTTGCAGAGGGTTCCAGCAGCAACAAGAAAACGAAGACGTTTAATGTATTCGACGCAGACTGCGATTTTGAGAATTGTAACGGATGGAGCCTGATGGTGACCGGGAAAGACATGCACGCGTTGAAGCTCTTGAACATCGGGGTTTTCATGGTCAATCTCACAAAGGGCTCGATGATGGGACCGCATTGGAACCCGAGAGCGACGGAAATAGCCATAGTTTTACAAGGGCAAGGGATGATCCGAGTGGTTTGCTCGAGCACTGCCAAGGAATCGGAATGCAATAACACAAGGTTCAAGGTGAGCGAAGGGGACGTGTTAGTCGTGCCAAGATTCCACCCCATGGCTCAAATGTCCTTCAACAATGAGTCCTTAGTCTTCATGGGCTTCAGCACTTCGACAAAGAGAAACTACCCTCAGTTCCTTGCGGGGAAGAGCTCGATCCTCCGAGCATTGGACAGAGAAATCCTGGCGGCAGCTTTTAACGTCACCAACACCACGATCCACCATATCCTGGCGCCGCAGACGGATTCCATCATATTGGATTGCACCTCATgcgctgaggaggaggaggagaggataatggaggaggagatcgagaaggaaagaagagaggaggaagaggaggctaaaagaagagaagaggaggagagagagaggcaggaggaggaagaaagggaacg gagagaagaagaggaagaaagagaaagggaggaagaggaagaaagggaaagagagcgacaggaagaagaggaaaggagaagacaagaagaagaggaaagggaaagagagagaggaagaaga gaaagagagaggaagagacaagaagaagaacaaagaagacgagaagaagaagaacaggaacgagagagggaagaggaagaagccagaagaagggaagaggaggagagagaaagagaagaag caaaggagggaaggagg